CCCGACGGTCGAGCCCGCTGTCGGCCGACCGTTCGGACTCGTCGACGGACGATGGCCTACCCACGCAGGGGTCCAGTGCGCAAACCGGTCTTTCGGGCGGCACGATCCTCGCCGCACTGCTGACCCGCCGGGTTCCTCCCCGGTCGGACCCGGCCGTCAGAACGGATCGCTGGTCTGGTGACGCACATCGGCATCCACGATCCCCGGAACTCCTTCGGCCAGGACGCGGGCCTGTTCGCGGTCGGCGGCCGAGTCCCGGTAGTCCTCGATGTCGGCGACCCCGCCCTGAACCACCACCTGCCACCGTTCCTGGTCGTCGTCCAGGGTGGCGAGTTGCTTGATCACTTCCCGCTGCAGTTCGAGATCGGAACGGGCAACGGCCGACTCGAGGAGGTCTCGCCGGGTGATGACGCCGACCACACGTCCGTCGTCGGCGATCGGGAGGCAGCGGATCCGGTCGGTCACCATCATGTCGGCGATGTCGGCGACGTCGGCATCGGGCGGGAACGACCTGACCGAGCTGGTCATGACCTCGCCCACGACGGGCGTCGACCGGGTTCCCGAGACCGGCGCCGCGAATCCACGGATGCGCGGATCCGGTGGAACGCGTTCGCGGATCAGGTCGGCCTCGGTCACGATGCCGACCAGCCGGGAACCGTCGTCGACCACCGGGAGGGCGGTGAATCCGCGCTGGGCCAACAGTTTCGCCGCGTCGGCGACCGAGAGGTCCGGTGGTACGGAGACGACCGGTGTTGACATGATGTCGCGGGCGCGCATGGCACCTGACCTTTCACTGAGCCGAAGAGCGGGCCGCCGAACCGGAGGCGGCCCGGCTCGGGCGAGGCTTCCCGCTACGCGGTCGGGCGGTGGACGACGGTCCGGGACGGGACTGCTTCAGGCGCCGGGCGACTGCGCCCCCGGGCCGTGGACGATCGCCACCGGACAGGTCGCGTAGGCGGCCAGCTCGTGACCGGTGGAACCAAGGACCAGACCTCGGAAACCACCGCGCCCACGGCTGCCGACCACCAGCAGGGCCGGCTTCAGGGCGACACTCTCCTTCATCAGGACGTGGGTTGCCCTGCCCCGCACCACCTTCGGCCGGATGGTGACCGAAGGGTCCTTGTCCGCCCACGGTTTGAGCTGGGCCCGAAGGGCCGCCTCCTCCTGGCGGTCGAAATCGGAGCGGTCGACCTCGAGGGGGTACGCGCGGAGGAACCCGTTCAACGGCGCATCGTCCCAACTCCGGACGGCGACCAGTTCCACGCCGCGCACGGCTGCTTCCTCGAACGCGAAGGACAGCGCGGGTTCGGAGCCGCTGGAGCCGTCAAGCCCCACGAGAACGGGCGCATCCGGGGCTGGGGCCGGGGCCGGGCGATCGTGCGGGTCCGACCGGATGACGACCACCGGCACCGGACTGTGGCTGACCATCTTCTGCGCGACCGATCCGAGCAGGGTCTCGCTCGCCACGCCCTGGCCGTGCGAACCCACGACCACCAGTTCGGCGTCGTCCGCCGCGTGGCGCAGCACCTCGAACGGCGTGCCGACGGAAGCCTCGGAGGTGACGTCCAGATCGGGGTGATTCGCGCGGACGTCGACCACCGCGCGGGCGAGGTCGGCGTGGGCCGCCTTTCGCGGTGCTTCGTACACCTCGGGCGGAAAGACCGTCCCGCGCCCGGCGTACACCACCGTGTTCTGGTAGGCCTCCACCAGGAGGAGGGGGCGGCCCCGCCGTTGCGCCTCATCGGCCGCCCACTGGGCGGCGACGGTGGATGCGGGTGATCCATCGATGCCGACCACGATCTTCGTGCTGCTGCCGGTGTTCACCATTCGTCTCCTTCGTCCGTGGTCCTCATCCGTTCACCAGTCCAGACCGCGCCCACGGCCCCTGCTGCCGCCGATGTCCGGGGCCGACACCGTCAGATGGTTGGTCACCGACGTCGTTCCCGGGACGTCCCAGCAGATCGTCTCGGCATCACGACGGTCCCGGACCGTGGGAACCGAACCGGCGAGCCGGAGGGCCCCGCGGCCATTCGTCGTCACGGTCAATCGGCTTTCGGCCAACGGGTCTCGCTCGTCCAACATGCCGAGAATGCGTTTCTCCAGATCGGCCGCCATGGTGCCGGAACGGACCGTGATGCGGTTGTGCACGGTCTGCGCGCCCGGGAGGTCGTCGATGGCCCGGCAGGCCGCTTCTCGCTCGTACTGCCAATTCACCTCGCCGGTCAGCGTCACCCGGCGGTCGTGAACGGTGACCCGGACCGATTCCGGCACATGGGGCGCCCGAGCCAGGGCCCGCGCCGCCTCTTCGGCGATATCGGTGTCGGAGCGGCGTGGGGCGGCCGACACCAGCAGCTTCTGCGCCACGGCATACACCCCGGGCACCCGCAGAACGGCGCGTTCGGCCACCGCCGCCTGGGTCGGCGTCTCGACCCGTCCGTACAGGGTGACCGCGCCCTGGGCCGCGTCCGGGAAGATCGGCTGGCCACGCAGCAGGGGTTCGGCCTGGACGGCGCGCCGGGCCTGGGCGGTCAGCTGTTCGCTGGTCCGGTCCCGCGTCTGCGTCATGACTCCACCATCGCGGTGCTCGCCCGCGGTCGGTAGAGCACAAGGTCCCACGTTGCGATCACGGTCGGTGGGCGGGGTGATCAGTCCAGCAGGGCGCGGACCTGTTCGGGGGTCGGGCCACCGGGTTCGATCACCACGACGGCATCGTCGAATCCGGCCGCCGCGTAGCGGGCCAACTCCTCGCCCGTCCGGTCCAGGTCGGCCGGGCTGGTCAGCCGGAGGGCACACACGACGGCCCGCCGGCCACCGGCGGCCCGGTACCGATCGTGGGCGGAGAGGATCTGGTCCGCGGTGCGCCGGTAGCCGGATGCCAGCCAGCCGTCGAATTCCCGGGCGGCCCGCTCGACGTTGGCGCCCCACGAGCCGAGCAGCAGCGGCGGCCGGCCGCCGGCCGGGGCCGGAGCCAGGTCGGCGTACTCGTCCCGGCCGTCGGCCAGCAGGACCCGCAGGCGCGCCACGTGCGCGGAGAAGGTGCGAAAGCGCGCGGCATGGTCCCGGTCGAGGGTGGCGAAATCGGTATCGGTCGATCCGGGGCTGACGCCCAGGGTCAGCCGGTCGCCGCTGACCAGTTGCAGGGAGAGGATCCGGTGAGCCAGCTCGGCCGGATGGTGCAGTGGGACCTGGAGGGTGGCCGTGCCGAGTTCCACGTCCTCGGTCACCGTCGCCGCGACGGCCAGGGTCACGAAGGGGTCGGGCACCATGAAGCCGCGTCCGATGATCTGGGGCACCCAGAGACTGTCGAAACCCGCGTCCGCCAAGCGTTTCGCCCAGGCAGCGATGGGCCTCGGTGGCGCCGGACCCAGATGGCCGAGGGTGGCCCCGAGACGCATCGGTGCGCCGTCAGCCCGCTCGGTGGAACCGGCCGGCGGCGAACTGCGCGTACCACCGCAGCGCGTCCGGATCGTCCACCGAGGCGATGTTGGCCGCCTTTTCCAAGGGCCGGCCGGTCAGCAGCTTCTTGACCGGGACCTCGAGCTTCTTGCCGGTCAGCGTGTGCGGAACGGCCGGCGCCGCCACGATCTCGTCCGGCACGTGACGTGGGGTGAGTCGGGTGCGCAGCGTGGTCACGATCCGTTGTCTCAACTCGTCGTTCAGTTCGTGTCCGGGGGCGGTCACCACGAACAGCCCCAGCCAGTAGTCGTCGTCGGGCAGTTCGACGCCGACGACCAACGTCTCGGCGATCTCCGGCATGGTCTCCAGCACGTCGTAGAAGTCGGCGCTGCCCAGCCGCACCCCCTGCCGGTTCAGCGTCGAGTCGGACCGGCCGTGGACCGAGACGCTGCCGTCGGGATGCATCGTCACCCAGTCACCGTGACGCCACACCCCGGCCCATTGCTCGAAGTAGGACTCGTTGTACCGCAGTGCATCCGGGTCGTTCCAGAGGTACACCGGCATGGACGGCATGGGCTGGGTGATCACCAGGTCGCCCACTGCGCCGATGACCGGACGCCCGTCCTCGTCCCAGGCCGCGCAGTCGACGCCGGCCAGGATGCCGCCGATCCGGCCGACCTGGACCGAGGCGTACTCGTTAGCTCCGACGAACGAGCCGGAGATGTCGGTGCCACCACTGGTCGAGTCGATGCGAAC
This window of the Nakamurella panacisegetis genome carries:
- a CDS encoding CBS domain-containing protein, with the translated sequence MRARDIMSTPVVSVPPDLSVADAAKLLAQRGFTALPVVDDGSRLVGIVTEADLIRERVPPDPRIRGFAAPVSGTRSTPVVGEVMTSSVRSFPPDADVADIADMMVTDRIRCLPIADDGRVVGVITRRDLLESAVARSDLELQREVIKQLATLDDDQERWQVVVQGGVADIEDYRDSAADREQARVLAEGVPGIVDADVRHQTSDPF
- a CDS encoding universal stress protein, with protein sequence MVNTGSSTKIVVGIDGSPASTVAAQWAADEAQRRGRPLLLVEAYQNTVVYAGRGTVFPPEVYEAPRKAAHADLARAVVDVRANHPDLDVTSEASVGTPFEVLRHAADDAELVVVGSHGQGVASETLLGSVAQKMVSHSPVPVVVIRSDPHDRPAPAPAPDAPVLVGLDGSSGSEPALSFAFEEAAVRGVELVAVRSWDDAPLNGFLRAYPLEVDRSDFDRQEEAALRAQLKPWADKDPSVTIRPKVVRGRATHVLMKESVALKPALLVVGSRGRGGFRGLVLGSTGHELAAYATCPVAIVHGPGAQSPGA
- a CDS encoding BON domain-containing protein, giving the protein MTQTRDRTSEQLTAQARRAVQAEPLLRGQPIFPDAAQGAVTLYGRVETPTQAAVAERAVLRVPGVYAVAQKLLVSAAPRRSDTDIAEEAARALARAPHVPESVRVTVHDRRVTLTGEVNWQYEREAACRAIDDLPGAQTVHNRITVRSGTMAADLEKRILGMLDERDPLAESRLTVTTNGRGALRLAGSVPTVRDRRDAETICWDVPGTTSVTNHLTVSAPDIGGSRGRGRGLDW
- a CDS encoding LLM class flavin-dependent oxidoreductase is translated as MRLGATLGHLGPAPPRPIAAWAKRLADAGFDSLWVPQIIGRGFMVPDPFVTLAVAATVTEDVELGTATLQVPLHHPAELAHRILSLQLVSGDRLTLGVSPGSTDTDFATLDRDHAARFRTFSAHVARLRVLLADGRDEYADLAPAPAGGRPPLLLGSWGANVERAAREFDGWLASGYRRTADQILSAHDRYRAAGGRRAVVCALRLTSPADLDRTGEELARYAAAGFDDAVVVIEPGGPTPEQVRALLD